A stretch of DNA from Methylogaea oryzae:
TTGGCGGCCGAGAAAAAACGCGCGGCAGCCGGCCGCGATGCCCATCCCGCGCAAGCCGTCCCGGCACCGACCGATGCGGCGAGCCCTGGATTGCGTCCTGCGATGAACATACTGCTGGTGGTCCATAACTTCCTGCCGCGCAACTATGGCGGCGTGGAGGTCTACAGCTACCGCTTGGCGCAGCAACTGCGGAGCCTGGGCCACACGGTCAGCGTTTTCTACGGCCTCTACCAGCCGGGGCAAAACGCCCTGCGCTTGGAGGAATCCCACCTCGACGGCTTGCGGGTTTTCACCCTGGTGCACGGTTTTGCCGACGGCTTGGAGCTGCAAATCAGCCACGCCGACATCGAGTCCGCTTTTGCCCAGTTCCTGGCCGCCGAGGCGTTCGATGTCGTGCACTTCCAGCACTTGATGAATTTGCCCCTGCTATTGCTGCCGACGGCGAAAAATACCGGTTCCGCCGTCTGCGTCACCCTGCACGACTCCTATTTGCTGTGCCAGCGGCTCCATTGCCACATCCCCGGGGAACTCGCTGTCTGCAGCGGCCCGGAAAACGGCGCGAAATGCGCCCGTTGCCTCACTATCGGCAGCGACGCCCGCTACTCCGAAGAAGACTTGCAGCGGGTGGCGGAAGGCATCGAAATCCGCAACAAAGTGGCGCACAACCTGCTGTTGGAAACCGCCGACCTGATAACCGCGCCGTCCCAATTCATCGCCTCGCAGTTCATCCGCTACGGCGTACCGGCCGACCGCATCGCCGTGGCGCCGTTGGGCGTCGAACCGGTCGCGGGATCGCGCCGCGGAAACCTCCCCGACCGCACGATCGTTTTCGGCTACCTGGGCAGCATCCAGGAAGTCAAAAACCCCGTTTTGCTGGTGGAAGCCTTCAAAGACGTCGGCGGAAACGCCGCTTTACGGATTTACGGCGACGGGTCGGTGCACGACGTGGGCGCGCTCTTGGACGCCATCGGCGACGACGCGCGCATCAGTTACCACGGGCCTTATCGCCCCGGCCAACTGGGAGAAATCCTCTCGGCCATGGACGTGGTGGTGCAACCCTCTCTGGTGGAATCCTACGGCCTAGTGGTGCGGGAAGCCATGAGCGCCGGCGTGCCGGTCATCGCCTCCCGCGCCGGCGCCCTGCCGGAATCGGTAGATCACCTGCACAACGGCTTGTTGTTCGAATCGGGCAACGGCGCCGAACTACGCGCGTGGCTACAATATTGCGTGGATCAACCGGAACGGATCGAAGCGCTACGCCAAGGCATCGTTGCGCCCCTAACCATCGCCGGCGACGCGGCCCAGTGGGAACGACGCTATGGTGCCTTGCGGGAACGGCCGGCGGAACACGCCGCCGACGAACCGCAGGCCTGGGATTTCGACGCCGGCTTACCCGCCCTGCTGGCCCAGTCGCGGGAGCTGATCGACCAAGGCCGGTTCGAAGAAGCCATGGCGGCGCTGCAACCGGCCTTGCAAGCTTGCCCGGAGAACCCCGATATCCTGGTAATGCTGGCTCGCTTGGCGCTGGCGGCGGGCATGGCCGATGAAGCGCGCGAGTTTATGGAGGAAGCTGCCATGCAATCCATCGAAGGCACCCAGAAAGTCCACGAACTGGGTTCCGCCCTGTTGCACGAGGGACGCATGGAGGAAGCGAAACTCGTCCTGGATTTGCTCAAACAGCGCATGCAGCCCCGCTAATCGGTCCTTACCCCGCCCGCCCCTCAGCCCCCAGCCATTGGCGCCACTCAAGCAATGTCCAAGCCCCCCGACACCGCCGTCATCCTTCATCTCTATTACACCGAGCTGTGGGAAGAAATTCGCGAATATCTGAACAATCTCGATCGCTTCGATTTGTACGTGTCGGTGACGGATAAGGCCGATAAATCCGTGCTCGCCCGCATTACCCAAGCCTTTCCCCAGGCCCGCATCGTCAAAGTCGAAAACCGCGGACGGGATGTCGCGCCCTTCATGAGAATTTTTGCCGATATTTCATCCCGTTACGAATACGTCTGCAAAATCCACTCGAAGAAATCCACCCATTACAGCGGCGGCACGCGCTGGCGACAACGGCTCTACGACGAACTGCTGGGATCGAAGGCGCGGGTGGCCGAAATCAAGCAGGCTTTCGCCGCCGACGAAAGCCTGGGATTAGTCGGTCCGGCGGGATTCGCCTACACCGCCAACGACCACGCGCTCCCCTTGTACCAGGACATACTGGTCTATTTGGCCAGCGGCATCGGTTTGAACCTGACGAGCTTTTGTTATTCATTTTTTGCCGGCTCCATGTTCTGGTTTAGGGCGGCCGCGCTCGCGCCGCTGTTGCGGCTAGGCATCACCCAGGACATGTTCGAAGAGGAAAAAGGCCAAACGGACGCTACCCTGGCCCATGTCCTCGAGCGCTTTTTTCCCTTGGCCGCCCTCGCCGGCGGCTACCGAGCCATCGACACCGGCGAGTTCAGCCCGCTGCCGGAAGAGCCGGCAAACGCCGCGTCGAACGGGACTCCGCCGCCGGACCACGGCGCAATGGACGCGGCCATCGAACTGTTCCAGAAAGGCTTGTTGAGCGATGCTTACAACGCGTTCAGCGCAATTCCGGCCGGCTCGCCCGATCATCCCACCGCCTTGGCCTACCTGGGGCTCGTCGCCCTGGCGGCGCGATTTTTCGACGACGCCGAAGTATTGTTCGGCAATGCCATCGCCCAATCGCCCGATCCGGCGGCGATGCGGGAATTCATCGGTCGGCAGTGCCTCGAGCTAGGCCATACGGAAAAAGCGGAACACCACCTTGGCGCGGCCATCGCCGCGCAACCCAAACGCTTGAGCGCCCATTTGGCACTGTGCGAAGCGCTACGGCGGCAACATCGCCAAGAAGAAGCGCTGCAATCGCTACGCACCGCTTTCGGCGCCAAACACCCGGACATACAGGCCTGTTGCGCTGAACTGGCCCGCGACCTGGGCGATCTGGAGACCGAATACGCCATCTGCCGGGAGCAGGCGCGCTCAGCGGAGTTGCAGGGCCGCGCCCTGGAATTGATGGCTTGGCGCGACGACACCCGTGCGGCGGACCTGCTCAAGGAGGCCCGCCGCTTTGCCGCCAGCCACTACCCGGCGCCGAAAGCCGCCCTGCCGCTTGGGCGGCGCAAGCGCCTGCGCATCGGCTTCGTCATCGGCGAGCTGGCTTCCGATACGGCCCGTTCTCGCCTCGAGCCCTTGCTGCTACGGCTGGATCCCAAGAGATTCGACACGGTCGTCTTCGTCAAAAGCGCCCGGCTCGACGAGCGCAGCTATACCTCGGAAACCGCCCATCGCATGCATCTGATCGCCGACTATTGGCAGGTGTTGATACAACTCGACCCGGATAGCGCCGCCAAGGTGATCCGGGAATCGCAGACGGACATCCTCGTCAATCTGGAAGGTTATGCTTGCCCTTCGACCCTGGAAGCCCTGGTGAAACGGGCCGCGCCGATCCAAATCAACTGGAGCGCGCCCCCCTTGACCTGCGCCTTGGCCAACGTCGATTACATTGTCGGCGATCCGAGCATCGCCGCCGACGGCCAGCAAGAACCCGCCAATAACGAACCGAACCTGCTGTTGGCCTGGCCTTACGCCGCCTACGACTTGCCGGAAATCCGCCAAACCTTGCCGCAGCGCGGCCAAGCAAACGCGCCATTCACTTTCGGCTGCCTGGTGCCAATCCATTTCATGTCACCCCAAACCCTATCGGCTTGGCGCGACATTCTGGAGAAAAATCCCGGCACCCGATTGCTGCTTAACACCGGCGGCAGCGGCGCGGCGGCCCGCCGCCACGCGGAGCGCAAGCTGGCCGACGACGGTATCGCGCCGGAGCGCTTGTGCTGGGTGTCCGCCACCGATGGCCCCGGCTATTACGAAGGCTGGCGCCAAATTCACCTTGGCCTTTGCCCGTTGACGGGCGACAGCAGTTACATCGCGCTGCTCGGAGCAAGAATGGGCGTGCCGAGCGTCGCCGGCTCCGGCACCACGCCCTGGGGCGCAATCCCCGCGCTAACGCTGCAACGGTTGGGCTTGGAAGCATTCGTCGCGCCATCGGCGGAAAATTACGTCGAACTGGCGACCCGCTGGGCCGGCCAACGGGACAAGCTGAACACGCTCCGCGAAACGCTAGGTGAACGCGTTATGCAGTCGCCCCTTACCGATACCCAAGGTTTTGCCGAAGCTTTCGGCGCGGCGCTGGAAGCCATCTGGCTTAAAAAAGGCGGCAGCTTGGAGAACAGGGCATGAAGCCGACCTGGTCCGTAATTGTTTGCAGTATCGATGCCGGCAAATTTGCGCAGATCAGCCAATGTTACGAGCGACTGCTGGCGGAACGGCGATTCGAAATCATCGCCATCCACGACGCGAAATCCCTGTCCGAAGGCTACAACCGGGGCATCGCCGCCGCTCAAGGCGATATCGTGGTGTTTTCCCACGACGATATTCTGATACTGGATACGGAGTTCGCCGCCAAAGTGGAACGGCGACTGGACGGCGACTTCGACTTGCTCGGTTTCGCCGGCGGCACCCAATTGGAGGACGGCTATTGGTGGGCGGCGGGACCGGAGTATATGCGCGGCGCAGTCGCCCATGCGGTCGCCAAAGACCGGCATTTGTCGCTACACGTTTATGGCGCCACCGGCGCGAACGTGGAACCGGTCGTGATGCTCGACGGACTTTGCCTGATCGCCAACCGCAAGACGGTGGAGACGGTAGCCTTCGATGCCGAAACATTCGACGGTTTTCACCATTACGACGTTGACTTCAGCTGGTCGGCCCACTGCCGCGGCCTACGCCTGGGCGCCATGACCGATGTGCCCGTCATCCACATGTCCGGCGGCATATTCGGTTCCGATTGGAAGCATTACCGAGCGCGCTTCTGGGACAAATACGCGGATATATTGCCGTCCCCGCGCCCTTCGCCCATGCCGGAACCCCGCGCCACGGAAGCCCGCACGGCCATGTTCGAAAGCCCCTATTCCCTGCTCCAAGCGTGGCGGCCCGAATACTTGCGGCGAGCCACCATAGCCATGTTGCGATTACGCCATGAGTAAAAAAAAGCACCCGACACGGCCGCAAAAGCCAAACATCGCCGAGTCGTCGGCACAGGCTCAAGCGCTCTCCGCCCAGGGACGCTGGCAGGAAGCCTGCCGGGCATGGCGGAACGTGGTACGCCAGGATGGGCGCAACGCCGATGCGCAAGCCAATTACGGACTGGCGCTGGCCCATGCCGGCCAAACGGCGGAAGCGGTGGAGGCTTACGGCGCGGCGCTGCAACTAGGCTTACCCGAAGACGAGGTACTGGTGGGCTGGGGTATTGCTTTCGGCCTGCGGGAACAGTACGGCATCGCCCAGGAAAACTTTGAAAACGCCGTGGCGCGCAACCCGAGCAACCTGCGCGCCTGGAGCAATCTGGTGTTGGTCTATGTGCGTCTCGGACTAACGCAACGGGCGTTGGAAGCGGCCGAACACGTATTGGCCATCGATCCTGACGACGCCACCACTTTGAGCAGCCTGGGAACCCTGTGTAAGGACAGCGCATTACCGGATCAGGCGATTGCTTGGTTTCGCCGCGCCGTGGCAGTCAAACCCAACGATCTCACCGACCATTCCAACCTCATGTGGGCCATGCTGCATTCCGATACAGTATCGCCCGGGGACATCGTTGCCGAAGGCCGCCACTTCGAAAGCCGTGTTCTTCAACAAGCGGCCGCCGCTCCGCCCCGGCAGCCGCCGACGTCGACGTCGACGTCGACGAAGGACGGCAAGCTGCGCATCGGCTGGGTCAGCGGCGACTTACGGAACCATGCGGTCGGCCTATTCGTCATCCCGATGTTGGAACTGTTCGACGGCGAACGATTCGAATCGATCGTATATTCCAACAGCCACGTCCGCGACGAAATGTCCCAACGGGCGCAAGCCGCAGTCTCGCTCTGGCGAGATGTCGCCGATCTCGACGACGCCCAGTTGGCGGACGCCATACGCCGCGATCGCGTGGACATCCTGGTGGATTTGGCCGGGCACACGGCGGGGAATCGCCTAGCCGCCTTCGCGCGGAAGCCTGCGCCGATACAGGTCACTTGGCTGGGTTATCCCGGCACCAGCGGCCTTAGCGCAATGGACTACATTTTGGTTCCGCCAGACCCCGTGTTGACGTCCGGCAATTGGTGCGTTGAAACCCCGATCGCTTTGCCCGACTGCTATTGCGCACGCGATCCGTCGCAAATCCCGAATCGGTCGCTTCGCAACCAGAAGGACGCGGTAACTTTCGGCTGTTTGAACAACTTCTCCAAGGTCAGCCCGTCCGCGGTGGAAACCTGGGCCAATATTTTGGGCAAGGTCGCCGATTCGCGCCTCGTACTCGTAGCCATGGGCGGCAACGACCGGGAACTGGTTGAAGATATACGAAACCGCTTCGGCGCCTTTGGCATAGACAGCAACCGCATCATCATCCGCGGCAGAATGTCGCGAACGGATTACTTTTCCGCCTATAACGACATTGACTTGGCGCTGGATCCGTTTCCGTTCAACGGCGGGACCACCGGCGTCGATTCGCTATGCATGGGCACCCCCTTCGTAACGCTGGAAGGACAAGCGCTGCACTCCAGAATGGGCGCCAACTTATTGCGAGCAGTCGGCTTGCATAAGCTAATCGCCGCTACGCGGGAGGACTACGAGAAAAAAGCCGTTGCGCTTGCCGAAAACGGCGAGGCGCTAACACGACTTAAAAATGAGCTGAGGGAGAAAATGACCGACAACCCGCTGATGGAGGTGCGAAGGTTTGTCAGAGGACTTGAAGAAGTTTTCCAGCGTATGACGCCGACTTGACGTAAACAAGACGAGCGAACCCGACGCATCGAGCCACCTACCGGGGCCCCAAAATTGCAACTGGCGGGCGCTAAAGATTGTCGTTTTCGCTCGCCAAGTAGGCGGAGCGGGCAAGTTGCCCCAAAGCAAGCGCCACGGACTGTTGAGCTATCGATTGTTTTTTTTGCTTCACCAGCAGAAATATTTCCGCATCGGTTTCGCGTATCGATTCCGCCATTTCTCTAACTTTGGGGAAATCGGACTCAACCAACGGCAACGCAAAAACCGATTCGATAGCGCTTTGCCGCTCGGCAACCACTTCGGCCAATGCTTCCCATTGCCCGCTCTCCTCGCCCGACGCCAGCGCCAACGCTCGCGAACTGAGCTCAAGCACACGGCCAACCCGTTCGCTTAGTGCGCTTTCCTCTGCCACACGCACTGCCTCTGCTAGCTACTAGGCTGAAACACCGTTACGAAATTCTTCTGGAATAGATTCCCATCCGCTTTTGATTTCCCGCATCAGCCGGGAAACCTCATCCAGAATAGCTACGTCGTTCTTGATGTTGGCATCCAGCAAACGCTCGCCCATGTAAACATAAAGCGCCCGAAGATTACTGGCCAACTCCCCGCCTTTCTCCATGTCCAGGCAATCATCGAGCCCACCCACGATTGCGATCGCCTTGGTGATGCTCTCCCCTTTCAAGGCGATGTCACCCCGCTCGATCGCACCCTTGGCGGCGGCGACCCTCCCCAAAAAACCTTCCATGAGCATATGAATCAAGCGATGCGGGGACGCCTCCTGCACACTGGTCTGAACGTAAGCATCAGCGTATGGATTCGTTAAATTTCTAGACATAGCGTACATAATACCATTTCCTTAAGTTTACGTTTTCGAACCGCATAACACATTACAATTTGCTTAGCGCGCTGCTTAACCAACTTGACGTGCTGTTCATCGTACCCACGGCCACATCCATGGCGGTAAATTGCTTTTGTAGGCTAGCCTGGAATGCGTCCAAACGGTTCTGCAAGTCCAAACGCCCCTGGCTCACATCGCGCAGAGTTTTGTTGAGTCCTGTCGTCTGCGTATCCAAAAATCCGCCGGCCTGCACATAAGAGCTAATCCGACTATCCAACCGAACAGCCACGCCATTGGAGGAGGAGAACACGTCGCTCAACGCATTACTGTTGGCAGTTACAGCGGCAGCCAACTTGGTTTTATCCACCGACATGACGCCGTATCGATCCACCTGGATACCCAGCATGGCCAGCGAGTTGTAATTGCTGCCGGCTGACACCGACGATACCACGCCGGTAGCGTCACTCCGCACCTGGCCCACTATCGAGCGTAGCGTCGAATCACCAACCAACGGGCCACCTTGTTTGGTTGAGCTGTCGTAATTCCCCAGGTTTTTTGTTACCTGCTGCAGGCTGTTATATGCGGCGACGAAGTCATCCACTTTTTTATTGATAGCCGTCTGGTCCACGGCAACGTTCAAATTAGGAGTGGCTGCGGCCGCACCGACGCTATTCAACGTCAGGGTTACGCCGGGAATGACGCCGGTGACCGTATTGCTACTGGATGTAGCCGTCACGCCGTTCACCGTGAAGCTCGCGTTTTGGGCCTGTTGAGCCACAGGAAGGGAACCGTTCGCGACCGACAACTCCCCAGCCAAAGCGGTCAAGTTAGGATCCGCCGTGGTAGCCGATACGCTGACTGTGTTAGCGGATCCGGTGGATTTCGAGGTAAAGCTCAAATACGAATTGCCGGCGCCGTCGTTGATGACGCTGGCAGTCACACCGATATTCGCGGTGCCGTTGACGGCCGCAGCAATCCCGCTAAGGGTAGTATCCGCGCCCAAAGTGACATTCACGCCCACCCCGCCAACGGCGATATTCAGGGTATCCCCCGCAACGCCAAACGTCGCTGCAGTTGCGTGGGAGGCCGACGTCTGCCGCTGGGCCTGCGCCAGCTGCGTAATACCAATGGAATAGTTCGCAGCCACAGCGCTGCTGTTGGCAGTCGCGGTAAACAGCGCAGTATTCGAGGAAGTCGCCGCCAGAGCGCTAAAGGTTGAGGAACTCTTCAAGCTCTGTACGGCCGTCTGGAAGGAAGACAACGCCCCCTTCAATGTCCCGAGAGCGCTGAGACGGGTTTGCGCAGCACTCTGTCTTGCGTTTAATTGGTCGGTGGCGGGCTGACCCTCTAGCGTCACCAATTTCTGGACAATGCTCCCGATATCCAAACCACTACCAACACCAATGCCTGATGTAATAGCCATATAGCCTCCTCGCACCCGCTCGCTACTTAATTCGAAACAACCTGCCGACTGCGGCAGACTTAGCAAATCGCTCGCCTCTGCTCCAGTTATCGGCCCAACGTCAGACTTCTTGATACCGAAAGATGGAGACTGGCTCGTCAGGTGGTGCTAAAACCAGGGTCGAATCAGACCTTACCGGCAACAATCAAGCCTTTTTGGCTTTTGGATGCGGCATCCAGCCCTTCGAGACGCTGTTTCAAAGCCAGCATGTCTTCGCTGGGAATCTGCCGGATAACATCCCCGCTCGCCTGATCAACCACTTTGACCACCACCGAACCCGTGGCGTCGTCAATGCGAAAACGCAACCCGCTTCCCACGGCATCAATGACCGCGTTGGCCTTATGAACCAAATCGCGAAGCGCGCCGACATCCGTAGCCTGTCCGCCTTTTTGCGCAGAAGCAGGCTGGTTACCTCCTACACCTCGATCATCCGATGATGCTTCGCCCTCCGACGCCCCATTCGTACGAACGCGCGTATTGGCACTACTAGTGACCGACACAGCCGATGACGTACCTACAGTTAGCGCATTCATTTTGCGGCCCTCCAATAAAATAAGGGAGCATCAACTATGCGCCCCTTATCGCTTTCAACTTAGGCCGCCCCGCCAGGCGGAGCGACCTAATTACCTCTTCAGCCCAACTATCTGAGCAAGCTCAACACCTGCTGCGGTGCGGAGTTCGCCTGGGATAGCATCGCCGTACCGGCCTGCTGCAGAATCTGCGAACGGCTCAGGTTCGACGTTTCCGATGCGAAGTCGGCGTCCATGATACGGGAACGGGCGGCCGACTGGTTTTCCGTGGCGATACGCAAACCCGTGATGGTGTTCGTCAGTCGGTTCTGCACGGCGCCCAGTTTTGCGCGAAGCGTGGTCACCTGCGTGATGGCGCTATCGATGGCTTTGACATAGGCACTGGCCGCCGAAACCTTCGAAATCGTGCCACCCGAGAACACCGACTTCATCTTGCCGTTCGACAAGTTACTCATCCGGATGGAGATCTTGTTGTTGGCCATAGCGTCTGCGCCCACCTGGAAAACAACCACGGAGGTGGTGCTGTACGCTTTACCGTTCAGAATCGCGTTGCCGTTGAAGGTGGTGGAGTTGATCACGCGTTGCAGTTCCGACGCCAGCTGCTTGAACTCCGTATTCAAGTTGGCCCGGTCACCGGAGGCGTTGCTGCCGTTCATGGACTGGATGCCCAGGTCGCGCATGCGCTGCAGCATGTCGCCCAGGTTGCTCATCGCGCCTTCCGCCGTTTGCGCCATAGAAATGCCGTCGTTAGCGTTGCGCATGGCGACGTTCATGCCGTTGATTTGAGAGCTCAGGCGCGCGGCGATAGCCAAGCCTGCCGCGTCGTCCTTCGCGCTGTTCACGCGCAGACCCGAAGACAAACGCTCCATGGTCGTTGCCAAACTCGACTGGGATTGCTCCAGATTGCGCCGAGTGTTCAGGGACATCATGTTGGTGTTAATTACGGACATGGCCTTTCTCCTAATTCGTGCCGAAGGTTCGGCTATAAGCTACATAAAGGGAGCGTCGAAAATCGATTGTACGAGGAAACACGCGCCCTTTTTGCCTTTTAAACCGGCTGTTTCGTTTCCTCCCCGCCCCACCTAGGGGCGGGAAGAAGCTGCCTCAGCCCAATTATCTGAGCAAGCTCAACACCTGCTGCGGTGCGGAGTTCGCCTGGGATAGCATCGCCGTACCGGCCTGCTGCAGAATCTGCGAACGGCTCAGGTTCGACGTTTCCGATGCGAAGTCGGCGTCCATGATACGGGAACGGGCGGCCGACTGGTTTTCCGTGGCGATACGCAAACCCGTGATGGTGTTCGTCAGTCGGTTCTGCACGGCGCCCAGTTTTGCGCGAAGCGTGGTCACCTGCGTGATGGCGCTATCGATGGCTTTGACATAGGCACTGGCCGCCGAAACCTTCGAAATCGTGCCACCCGAGAACACCGACTTCATCTTGCCGTTCGACAAGTTACTCATCCGGATGGAGATCTTGTTGTTGGCCATAGCGTCTGCGCCCACCTGGAAAACAACCACGGAGGTGGTGCTGTACGCTTTACCGTTCAGAATCGCGTTGCCGTTGAAGGTGGTGGAGTTGATCACGCGTTGCAGTTCCGACGCCAGCTGCTTGAACTCCGTATTCAAGTTGGCCCGGTCACCGGAGGCGTTGCTGCCGTTCATGGACTGGATGCCCAGGTCGCGCATGCGCTGCAGCATGTCGCCCAGGTTGCTCATCGCGCCTTCCGCCGTTTGCGCCATAGAAATGCCGTCGTTAGCGTTGCGCATGGCGACGTTCATGCCGTTGATTTGAGAGCTCAGGCGCGCGGCGATAGCCAAGCCTGCCGCGTCGTCCTTCGCGCTGTTCACGCGCAGACCCGAAGACAAACGCTCCATGGTCGTTGCCAAACTCGACTGGGATTGCTCCAGATTGCGCCGAGTGTTCAGGGACATCATGTTGGTGTTAATTACGGACATGGCCTTTCTCCTAGTTGTGCCGAGAAATCGGCTAAACAATCATGTTCAGTTGTTTTATCGGCGGCACTGACGGCAACTTTAGAAGTTTCAAACACCTTCCTTACCCTACCGCCGGCGAAAACTACGCCGCCACTTCTTTTCATCTCTATTTGCGGCCCGCCCTTAAAAAACTTTAGGTTTGCGGCAAGCCCAGAACTAAGCTGGAACAGCCTTACATGGCCGCCTCCAATCGACGGGATGCGGCCACGACGATACCGCCCCCTGAACGAACATCGCCGGCCCCTGAAGGACCGGCGCTGGAATCACCGCTACATCGTCGAATTAAACAAGCTAGGCAAACAAATTGTCGCGAATAGACTGCTCCCCCGCCTGCACCAGATTTTTATCCACAGACTGGCTCACCAACTTGAGCGTCTGATCGTTGAGGCTTTCACGCAGCAACCCGAGAAACGCCGGGGGAGCAACCAACATCAGCTGATCGAAATCGCCTTGAGTACGCCCGTGATCCAACCGGTCAGCCAGGCGCTTGGCGAAGACCTGAGCCTCATGGCGCTTCGGGTCAACTTCCTTTCCCATGGCATGACGTCCGCCCAATCCGGTTGTGTCGAAGGCGCGCCCCGGACGATCGGAGATCATATCTTGCTCCAGCTCCCTGCCTTCCGGATGGGAAAAACTTTCAACCGTCTTCAAAGGTTTAACGCGCGACTCCACCGCGTAAATAACGGCACGACTGCTTTCCGCTGCGAGAATCCAGATTTTTGCCATGCGTGCTACTCCTCGTGCTAGTTGAGAAAACACCTTAGACGTCCAACTGTCACTGTGAATACGTCTCCGAGGGGCATCCTCTACGCCCTAGTGCCGAAACGGGACAAAGGCCACGGGCAAAACGGCTTGGCTCGACAACCCGCCGTCGGGCTGTTTTACAGCCCGCACCAATTGCTGGGCGCCGTAAGGCACCCCCAACGGAATCACCAACCGCCCTCCGGG
This window harbors:
- a CDS encoding rhamnan synthesis F family protein; its protein translation is MSKPPDTAVILHLYYTELWEEIREYLNNLDRFDLYVSVTDKADKSVLARITQAFPQARIVKVENRGRDVAPFMRIFADISSRYEYVCKIHSKKSTHYSGGTRWRQRLYDELLGSKARVAEIKQAFAADESLGLVGPAGFAYTANDHALPLYQDILVYLASGIGLNLTSFCYSFFAGSMFWFRAAALAPLLRLGITQDMFEEEKGQTDATLAHVLERFFPLAALAGGYRAIDTGEFSPLPEEPANAASNGTPPPDHGAMDAAIELFQKGLLSDAYNAFSAIPAGSPDHPTALAYLGLVALAARFFDDAEVLFGNAIAQSPDPAAMREFIGRQCLELGHTEKAEHHLGAAIAAQPKRLSAHLALCEALRRQHRQEEALQSLRTAFGAKHPDIQACCAELARDLGDLETEYAICREQARSAELQGRALELMAWRDDTRAADLLKEARRFAASHYPAPKAALPLGRRKRLRIGFVIGELASDTARSRLEPLLLRLDPKRFDTVVFVKSARLDERSYTSETAHRMHLIADYWQVLIQLDPDSAAKVIRESQTDILVNLEGYACPSTLEALVKRAAPIQINWSAPPLTCALANVDYIVGDPSIAADGQQEPANNEPNLLLAWPYAAYDLPEIRQTLPQRGQANAPFTFGCLVPIHFMSPQTLSAWRDILEKNPGTRLLLNTGGSGAAARRHAERKLADDGIAPERLCWVSATDGPGYYEGWRQIHLGLCPLTGDSSYIALLGARMGVPSVAGSGTTPWGAIPALTLQRLGLEAFVAPSAENYVELATRWAGQRDKLNTLRETLGERVMQSPLTDTQGFAEAFGAALEAIWLKKGGSLENRA
- a CDS encoding glycosyltransferase, which produces MKPTWSVIVCSIDAGKFAQISQCYERLLAERRFEIIAIHDAKSLSEGYNRGIAAAQGDIVVFSHDDILILDTEFAAKVERRLDGDFDLLGFAGGTQLEDGYWWAAGPEYMRGAVAHAVAKDRHLSLHVYGATGANVEPVVMLDGLCLIANRKTVETVAFDAETFDGFHHYDVDFSWSAHCRGLRLGAMTDVPVIHMSGGIFGSDWKHYRARFWDKYADILPSPRPSPMPEPRATEARTAMFESPYSLLQAWRPEYLRRATIAMLRLRHE
- a CDS encoding tetratricopeptide repeat protein — encoded protein: MSKKKHPTRPQKPNIAESSAQAQALSAQGRWQEACRAWRNVVRQDGRNADAQANYGLALAHAGQTAEAVEAYGAALQLGLPEDEVLVGWGIAFGLREQYGIAQENFENAVARNPSNLRAWSNLVLVYVRLGLTQRALEAAEHVLAIDPDDATTLSSLGTLCKDSALPDQAIAWFRRAVAVKPNDLTDHSNLMWAMLHSDTVSPGDIVAEGRHFESRVLQQAAAAPPRQPPTSTSTSTKDGKLRIGWVSGDLRNHAVGLFVIPMLELFDGERFESIVYSNSHVRDEMSQRAQAAVSLWRDVADLDDAQLADAIRRDRVDILVDLAGHTAGNRLAAFARKPAPIQVTWLGYPGTSGLSAMDYILVPPDPVLTSGNWCVETPIALPDCYCARDPSQIPNRSLRNQKDAVTFGCLNNFSKVSPSAVETWANILGKVADSRLVLVAMGGNDRELVEDIRNRFGAFGIDSNRIIIRGRMSRTDYFSAYNDIDLALDPFPFNGGTTGVDSLCMGTPFVTLEGQALHSRMGANLLRAVGLHKLIAATREDYEKKAVALAENGEALTRLKNELREKMTDNPLMEVRRFVRGLEEVFQRMTPT
- the fliT gene encoding flagellar protein FliT yields the protein MAEESALSERVGRVLELSSRALALASGEESGQWEALAEVVAERQSAIESVFALPLVESDFPKVREMAESIRETDAEIFLLVKQKKQSIAQQSVALALGQLARSAYLASENDNL
- the fliS gene encoding flagellar export chaperone FliS, giving the protein MYAMSRNLTNPYADAYVQTSVQEASPHRLIHMLMEGFLGRVAAAKGAIERGDIALKGESITKAIAIVGGLDDCLDMEKGGELASNLRALYVYMGERLLDANIKNDVAILDEVSRLMREIKSGWESIPEEFRNGVSA
- the fliD gene encoding flagellar filament capping protein FliD; protein product: MAITSGIGVGSGLDIGSIVQKLVTLEGQPATDQLNARQSAAQTRLSALGTLKGALSSFQTAVQSLKSSSTFSALAATSSNTALFTATANSSAVAANYSIGITQLAQAQRQTSASHATAATFGVAGDTLNIAVGGVGVNVTLGADTTLSGIAAAVNGTANIGVTASVINDGAGNSYLSFTSKSTGSANTVSVSATTADPNLTALAGELSVANGSLPVAQQAQNASFTVNGVTATSSSNTVTGVIPGVTLTLNSVGAAAATPNLNVAVDQTAINKKVDDFVAAYNSLQQVTKNLGNYDSSTKQGGPLVGDSTLRSIVGQVRSDATGVVSSVSAGSNYNSLAMLGIQVDRYGVMSVDKTKLAAAVTANSNALSDVFSSSNGVAVRLDSRISSYVQAGGFLDTQTTGLNKTLRDVSQGRLDLQNRLDAFQASLQKQFTAMDVAVGTMNSTSSWLSSALSKL
- a CDS encoding flagellar protein FlaG, whose protein sequence is MNALTVGTSSAVSVTSSANTRVRTNGASEGEASSDDRGVGGNQPASAQKGGQATDVGALRDLVHKANAVIDAVGSGLRFRIDDATGSVVVKVVDQASGDVIRQIPSEDMLALKQRLEGLDAASKSQKGLIVAGKV
- a CDS encoding flagellin, with translation MSVINTNMMSLNTRRNLEQSQSSLATTMERLSSGLRVNSAKDDAAGLAIAARLSSQINGMNVAMRNANDGISMAQTAEGAMSNLGDMLQRMRDLGIQSMNGSNASGDRANLNTEFKQLASELQRVINSTTFNGNAILNGKAYSTTSVVVFQVGADAMANNKISIRMSNLSNGKMKSVFSGGTISKVSAASAYVKAIDSAITQVTTLRAKLGAVQNRLTNTITGLRIATENQSAARSRIMDADFASETSNLSRSQILQQAGTAMLSQANSAPQQVLSLLR